A stretch of DNA from Acidobacteriota bacterium:
TGGTTGGGTCGCAGGGGGTCTCGACCGACGGCGGGCGGACCTGGCAGTTCATCGCCGAGGACCTGCCGCCGGCCGCCACGAGCTTCGACTGGCAACTCCCGCCGAGCGCCGGATTGTCCGACGTGCGGGTTCGTGTGATGGCCAGCGACCCGCACTTCCAAACGTCCACGGATGGAGGGCAGATCACGTTCAGCGTCTCGCAAGGTAGTTCAGTCTGTGGGACACCCCCCGGGGAAGTTGGCGATGTCGGTGTCGACGGCAACAAGGTGACGGTCCAGTGGTCCCCGCTTCCCGGGAACGCGACCTTCCACGTTGCGCGGGGCGGTTTGAACGGCCTGGCCGCGGGGACGCCGGCGTCTTGCATGACCTGGGGCTCGCCGTAGACGTTCTATGACGATACGGATGTTCCGGCGTCCGGAAAACGGCTTCTATTACCTCGTCGGCGCGTCGAACGACTGCGGCTCGAGTTCGTGGGGGCCGCCGGAACTAGAACGTTCGAGCACTTGCCCATGATAAGAGTGCGGAACTACGGTGAGCACGTAAGACATCGTGGCGCTTGGTGGTAGTTCTACTCTACGCAAACTCTACGCAACGCCATGGAATCCCTGGACACTGGTGGAAACCCTGGACAAAGAAACAGGGCAACGTTTTAAAAAAGCTTGAAACGCCGCCCTGATGTTTTGCCCTCATAATCCGCTGGTCCCTGGTTCGAGTCCAGGTGGGCCCACCAGATACGCCTCCGATTCAGTCGCGAGTCTCGGCTGCCGCCAGGATCGCATCGAACTCCGGCCCGCGGATCGCGTCCAGGTCCGAGTCCGTCCGCATCAGCTCGAAATCGGCAAACCCGGCATCGACCGCGTTCCCCAGCGACTCGTCGCTCATGGCGGCGATTCTAACGAATCGCCGGGCGTGCTCCATCCCCATCCCGAGCGATCCCATAAAGATGAGTCCGAGTCCGCACGTAGATCCCGTCCCCCACGATCGCCGGCGTGGCATCGACGATCCCGTCCAACTCGTTGACGGCCAGCACCTTCATCTTCGACCCGTGTTCGAAGACGACCGCCTTGCCATCCCGATCAAAGACGTAAACACGCCCCGCCGCCCCGACCGGCGAGGCCCAGATCGCCCCCAGTGCCTCCAGTCGCGCGGGCGGTCGTCGCGGTTCCCCGCTCGTCGCATCGAGCACCGACAGGATGTTCTTGTAGTGTTTCAGGAAGTACAGCGTGTCGTCGTAAAGCAGCAGCGACGGCACGTACGGTGTATCCCGGTCGTGGATCCAGCGTAACGCTTCGCTCTTCTCGAGTTCTCCCGAGGCCAGTGCCAGATCGATCGCTTGCAGCATGGTGCCGCGATAGCCGCTGGCCAGAAAGACCAGTCCGTCTCGCTCCACCGGCGTCGGGATCGTGTTGACGGTCATTCCCGAGACGCTCCACAACTCGCGGCCTGTCTCGAGGTCGTATCCGCGGCTGCGTCCGGTCGCCGGAATCACGATCTGGGTCTGCCCGTCACGCTCGACGATCAGCGGCGTGGCCCACGACGAAACCTCACCGGGGCGCGCCGCGCGCCAGCGCTCCTTCCCCGTCGCCGCGTCCAGCGCGACCAGGAACGACTCGCCCTCGTGATCCCAGTTGACGACGAGGGTGTCGTCATGGAGCGCCGGCGAGCTTCCCTCGCCGAAGCCGCGGCGCGTCGCCATGTCGCCCAGGTCGGTCTGCCATAACAACTGCCCGTCCATGTCGTAGGCGTACGTCCCGTTGGATCCGAAATGCGCTATGACCCGGGTGCCGTCGGTGACCGGCGAGGCACACGACCAGGCCGAATCGATGTAGTGGCTCTCGTGAGGTACTTGCTGTGTCGCCGTTCGCTGCCAGATCAGCGTTCCGTCCAGTCGCGAGTAAGCCATCACCAGGAAGCGTTGCTCGACCGGCGAAACCTTGGGCGGCCACTCGTTGCGCTCGAGCAGCTGCGAGGCCGCCTGCTGCGACGCGGAGTAGGCCGCCGCATCGATCGACATCGAGCTCATCACGAAGATCTTGTCGCCCCAGACGACGGGGGACGACAGCGCCCGGCCCGGCACTGCGACCTTGAAGCGGACGTTGTGCGTCTCGCTCCATTCGATCGGCGGATTCCCGTCGGGGCTGACTCCGCTCAGCAGCGGGCCGCGCCAGTTGGGCCAGTTTGTCGGCTCACCGGCCTGAAGCGGTAGCGCCGCGAACAGGAGTACGAAGAGCAGACTCGCGATCCTACTCCTCACGGGAAGACTCTGCCGAATCCATCGTGACGTCGAATCGCGCCTCGAAGTACCGCTTGCCGTTGCGGGCCTCCCGCTCGATCAGCTTCGGCGTCAGCGCGGCGGGGCCTCCGTCGGGGTGCTGTTCGTCGCGGAAGTACATGTCGGTGCGCCGCTCACGGTAGCCGTCGGCCGTGACGAAGAAGTGGATGTGGGGAGCCGGCCCGTAGTTGCGTGGGACGATCGTCTCGAACTCGAACCGGCCCTGCTCGTCGGTCAAGACGCGGGCGCGGTATTCGAAGCTATCGGCGTGGTAATTGCCCTCGGCGTCGGCCTGGAAGGTATCAAGCACGGCGTGCGTGACTCCCTTGCCGCTGGAGGCGTCGGTCACGCGGCCCTTGACGATGAGCACCTGGCCCTCGGCGTGCGGCGGGCTGAGCTTGGCTCGATACGGCGCCCCTTCGCGATGGTTCGGGGTCTGCGCCGCCAGCGGTACGGTGACGAGAGCGGCGGTCAGTAGCGCTGCGGTGAGTTGTTTCATTCCTTTATTGTGGCATAGCAGCGGGGTCGAGTCCTGGTGGGCCCACCAGTTCAAGTTGTGACGCGGATCTGATCTATCCACTGTGGCTCAAGAGATGGCCGCATTATGCCCAAGAGACTCCGGTGCGAGGGGCCGA
This window harbors:
- a CDS encoding PQQ-like beta-propeller repeat protein is translated as MRSRIASLLFVLLFAALPLQAGEPTNWPNWRGPLLSGVSPDGNPPIEWSETHNVRFKVAVPGRALSSPVVWGDKIFVMSSMSIDAAAYSASQQAASQLLERNEWPPKVSPVEQRFLVMAYSRLDGTLIWQRTATQQVPHESHYIDSAWSCASPVTDGTRVIAHFGSNGTYAYDMDGQLLWQTDLGDMATRRGFGEGSSPALHDDTLVVNWDHEGESFLVALDAATGKERWRAARPGEVSSWATPLIVERDGQTQIVIPATGRSRGYDLETGRELWSVSGMTVNTIPTPVERDGLVFLASGYRGTMLQAIDLALASGELEKSEALRWIHDRDTPYVPSLLLYDDTLYFLKHYKNILSVLDATSGEPRRPPARLEALGAIWASPVGAAGRVYVFDRDGKAVVFEHGSKMKVLAVNELDGIVDATPAIVGDGIYVRTRTHLYGIARDGDGARPAIR